Proteins encoded within one genomic window of Oncorhynchus nerka isolate Pitt River linkage group LG17, Oner_Uvic_2.0, whole genome shotgun sequence:
- the LOC115144736 gene encoding SIN3-HDAC complex-associated factor-like, translating to MFGFHKPKMYRSLDGCCICRAKSSSSRFTDSKRYEKDFTSCFGLCETRSGEICNACVLLVKRWKKLPVGSKKSWNHVVDARGGPSLKMSSRPKKLKSLSKRARPREISRLQKELKRNNSDAHSTTSSASPAQSPSYSNPSDEGTDTELSPGSSRSPVFSFLDLTYWKRQRVCCGIIYKGRFGEVLIDPHLFKPCCRKKQQRQRQELEEEEEEEGYEEEEVEVVEVTEEEEEVKRSNSQKSLETPQLQVTMTTPQTVEEGDW from the exons ATGTTTGGCTTTCACAAGCCGAAGATGTACCGGAGTTTAGACGGCTGTTGCATCTGCCGCGCCAAGTCCTCCAGCTCGCGCTTCACGGATAGCAAGCGGTACGAGAAGGACTTCACGAGCTGTTTCGG ATTGTGTGAAACTCGGTCTGGTGAAATCTGCAATGCCTGTGTACTCCTTGTGAAACGATGGAAGAAACTCCCAGTGGGGTCTAAGAAAAGCTGGAATCAT GTGGTTGATGCCCGAGGAGGCCCCAGCCTGAAGATGTCTTCCAGGCCAAAGAAGCTGAAGTCCCTCTCCAAGAGAGCCAGGCCAAGAGAGATCAGCCGACTGCAGAAAGAGCTGAAGAGAAACA ACTCTGATGCCCACAGCACCACGTCCAGTGCCTCGCCGGCCCAGTCTCCCAGCTACAGCAACCCCTCAGACGAGGGCACTGACACAGAACTCTCCCCTGGCTCCAGCCGTTCCCCTGTCTTCTCCTTCCTGGACCTCACTTACTGGAAGAG GCAGAGGGTGTGTTGTGGGATCATCTACAAGGGCCGGTTTGGGGAGGTGCTCATCGACCCCCACCTCTTCAAGCCCTGCTGCCGCAAGAAACAACAACGGCAGCGGcaggagctggaggaggaggaggaggaggaagggtacgAGGAAGAAGAGGTGGAGGTGGTAGAAGTgacggaggaggaagaggaggtgaagAGGTCAAACAGCCAGAAGAGCTTAGAGACTCCTCAGCTACAGGTCACCATGACAACACCTCAGACCGTTGAGGAGGGAGACTGGTGA
- the LOC115144741 gene encoding kxDL motif-containing protein 1-like codes for MEPTASGMFCNRMLSMVNAEDVNAIIQAQRHMLDRFEKTNEMLINFNGLSNVRLLQMNEHFLLHTRTLVEMKKDLDSIFRRIRTLKGKIAKQYPEAFSNVHESPILEEDDDEFDLIPPSVAVTITTAMSEQSTESCDTSPDVISPTVSRCSEDLSQEQADTPTSDPALPSPEMGVLRDEGPDSVPAE; via the exons ATGGAACCCACAGCCTCTGGAATGTTCTGTAACAGAATGCTCAGTATGGTAAACGCGGAGGATGTCAACGCCATCATCCAAGCCCAAAGGCACAT GCTGGACCGCTTTGAGAAGACCAATGAGATGCTAATCAACTTCAACGGGCTGTCCAACGTGCGGCTGCTGCAGATGAATGAACACTTCCTGCTTCACACGCGCACCCTGGTGGAGATGAAGAAAGACTTGGACAGCATCTTTAGGAGAATCAG GACGTTAAAGGGCAAGATCGCCAAGCAGTACCCAGAGGCCTTCAGCA ACGTCCACGAGTCGCCTATCCTGGAGGAGGACGACGACGAGTTTGATCTCATCCCGCCCAGCGTTGCTGTGACGATCACCACTGCCATGTCGGAGCAGAGCACAGAGTCATGTGACACGAGCCCCGACGTCATTTCCCCAACCGTGAGCCGGTGTTCCGAAGACCTCTCCCAGGAGCAGGCCGACACGCCTACGTCTGACCCAGCCCTGCCTAGCCCTGAGATGGGCGTGCTGAGGGATGAGGGTCCGGACTCGGTGCCTGCAGAGTAG